The following is a genomic window from Salinibacterium sp. UTAS2018.
GACGGCGTCGCCTACACTCCGGCCGTCGATGAGGGCCTCGACAACGTCGAGGAAGCATGGTGCGACATCCAGCGCATCGAGTGCGTGCCGTGGACTCGCCCGGCTGAAGACGACGATGCCGCGACCGCAGCGACCGCCGCAATCACAATTTCTGACATCGGGTCATTCCGCCCGCAAGCACCTGCTGCGGCGATGCAACCGAACCAGTGGATGATCGTCGGCCTCGACACCAACTTCTATTCCGCCGCATCCGCCCACGTCGTTGACGGCACCCTTTTCGGCGGCACTGCCCAAGTTCGATTTACACCAGTGAGCTACAGCTGGGACTACGGCGACGGCACCACAGAAAGCACCGACAATCCCGGGCGCACCTGGGCCAAATACCGGATCGCCGAATTCGACCCGACGCCGACCAGCCATGTTTTTGAAGAACCCGGCGACTACACGATCACTCTTGCCGTTACCTATGCCGCCGAATACCGTGTCGCGGGTAGCGGCTGGCGGAGCGTGGTCGGCACCCTCACCATTGTGGCGCCGCCACTCACCGCGACCGCCGGTCACGCGACCACCGTTCTCGTTGATCAAGACTGCAACGAGAACCCCACCGGAATCGGCTGCTAGGCCAAAAAGCACACAACGCGCACGGCGTCGACTACGGCTTCACGTTCACACCCGCGCGAGAATCTCCCCGTGCGGCATCGCCATCCATCCTTGAGGCGAATCGGCCCACTCCCGCCAGGCAGTACTGATCTGCTGCAATACCTCCTGCGTAGCCAAGGACTTGCTGAGCGCATCCTCAGCGAAGGCAGACTCCAGCACCCGCGCCTCCCACATGCTTCCCCACCACTCACGATCGGTTTCATCAGAGAAGTTCCAAATTGATGCCGACGTGGTGACTTCGGTCAAACCGGCCTGCATCGCCCACGACTTGAGACGACGCCCCGCATTCGGCTCTCCCCCATTGCTGCGGTGAACCGCGTCGTAGACGTCAGCCCAGACCTTCAGCCCCGGCAGCTCTGGAAAACAAATCGTGCCCGCATAGT
Proteins encoded in this region:
- a CDS encoding PKD domain-containing protein encodes the protein MAASLILSVNFSPIDSASLALSRTCQAGAELDDSPDCYVDAAVGVGGIDLEGTQDSAGSGGGGGSDGGYYDEPTHTDGVAYTPAVDEGLDNVEEAWCDIQRIECVPWTRPAEDDDAATAATAAITISDIGSFRPQAPAAAMQPNQWMIVGLDTNFYSAASAHVVDGTLFGGTAQVRFTPVSYSWDYGDGTTESTDNPGRTWAKYRIAEFDPTPTSHVFEEPGDYTITLAVTYAAEYRVAGSGWRSVVGTLTIVAPPLTATAGHATTVLVDQDCNENPTGIGC